The Geoanaerobacter pelophilus genome includes a region encoding these proteins:
- a CDS encoding metallophosphoesterase, which yields MSLFLIAFFTLYGGMHIYIYWRLRLLLRVRAQRVAFACFLVAMIVVPVVVRMAEKKGFADLSVIIAWIGYLWMGFAFILIVFLALFDLWLLTGRIRQLFCAAGIDEKLRITVLRITVSVALLATCYGFCEALLIRTENLTIRSAKIPPGTPSIRIVQISDVHVGVMIGKWRLKRMMEVVSAANPDIVVATGDIVDGQIHRLNGLSQLFNEIKPRYGSFAVLGNHEFYVGVQNSLDFLRVSGFRTLRKEAVAVLPFLVIAGVDDAAAQRWGDVGNSDELGLFTATGNKPYTILLKHRPAVDQRSKGKFDLQLSGHVHKGQIFPFNFLTYLSFPVNSGANRLEDGSILYVSRGTGTWGPPIRFLAPPEVTIIDILPETVR from the coding sequence ATGTCCCTGTTTCTTATTGCCTTCTTCACCCTTTACGGTGGTATGCACATCTACATTTATTGGCGGCTGCGGTTGCTGCTGCGGGTAAGGGCGCAACGAGTCGCTTTTGCATGCTTTCTTGTTGCAATGATTGTTGTCCCTGTCGTTGTCAGAATGGCCGAAAAAAAAGGATTTGCCGATCTATCGGTAATCATTGCCTGGATTGGCTATCTCTGGATGGGGTTTGCCTTTATCTTGATTGTCTTTCTGGCTCTCTTTGATCTCTGGTTACTGACAGGGCGGATCAGGCAGTTATTCTGCGCTGCAGGAATTGATGAAAAACTGAGGATCACAGTCCTGCGGATTACGGTCTCTGTTGCGTTGCTCGCAACCTGCTATGGTTTCTGTGAAGCTTTGCTTATCCGTACTGAGAATCTTACGATAAGAAGCGCTAAGATCCCTCCAGGAACTCCGAGCATCCGGATAGTGCAGATCTCGGACGTTCATGTAGGAGTGATGATCGGCAAGTGGCGGCTTAAAAGGATGATGGAAGTCGTCTCAGCAGCAAATCCGGATATCGTGGTGGCTACCGGTGATATCGTTGATGGCCAGATCCATCGCTTGAATGGGCTTTCACAGCTATTCAATGAGATAAAGCCCCGTTACGGGTCTTTTGCTGTACTCGGAAATCACGAGTTCTACGTAGGGGTGCAAAATTCGTTAGATTTTTTGCGGGTGTCAGGTTTTCGCACCCTGAGAAAAGAGGCGGTTGCCGTCTTGCCGTTCCTGGTTATCGCCGGAGTTGACGACGCTGCAGCACAGCGCTGGGGGGATGTAGGCAATAGTGATGAACTAGGCTTGTTCACAGCGACCGGAAACAAACCATATACCATTCTCCTCAAGCACCGTCCGGCAGTGGATCAGAGGAGCAAGGGTAAATTTGATCTCCAGCTGTCCGGCCATGTCCATAAAGGACAGATATTTCCTTTCAACTTTCTTACCTACCTTTCTTTCCCTGTCAATTCAGGGGCTAACCGGTTGGAGGACGGTTCCATTTTGTACGTGAGCCGCGGCACCGGGACCTGGGGACCGCCGATTCGTTTTCTTGCGCCCCCTGAAGTTACCATTATCGATATCCTGCCGGAGACAGTCCGTTAG
- a CDS encoding methyltransferase domain-containing protein yields MNGIDRQRVRSSFDAQAHEYDRHAIVQKRVLDRIVRLLPPDDCPGQILDIGSGTGALLQRMAAVYPDASLTGLDMAFGMGMAARERLAGNLRVQFVTADAEQLPFQEASFDLVLSTSTFQWLERLEPAFVELRRVLRPGGRFCFALFGQQTLFELRDSYRSAVATVGRGAVDRTHSFKNSDEVATALEVSGLEAEYLVSELEVEVHTDVLHLLRSIRRIGAGNAAPGSSRSLAERRVMLAMIEAYQARFGMDGSIPATYEVIYGVGRKSNS; encoded by the coding sequence ATGAACGGGATTGATCGCCAAAGGGTTCGCAGTTCATTTGATGCGCAGGCGCATGAATACGATCGTCATGCAATTGTCCAGAAAAGGGTGCTTGACCGGATTGTTCGGTTATTGCCGCCGGATGATTGCCCCGGTCAGATCCTTGATATCGGCTCCGGCACCGGGGCTTTACTGCAACGGATGGCCGCAGTGTATCCGGACGCCAGCCTGACCGGGCTCGACATGGCATTCGGTATGGGGATGGCTGCCAGGGAGAGACTTGCAGGCAACCTTAGGGTGCAATTTGTCACTGCCGATGCCGAGCAGTTACCTTTCCAAGAGGCATCGTTCGATCTCGTGCTTTCAACGTCCACCTTTCAGTGGCTTGAGAGGCTCGAACCTGCTTTTGTCGAGCTTCGTCGGGTATTGCGCCCTGGCGGGCGTTTCTGCTTTGCCCTTTTCGGGCAACAGACCCTGTTCGAACTTCGTGACTCTTACCGTAGTGCAGTGGCAACCGTGGGCAGAGGTGCCGTTGATCGTACCCATAGCTTCAAGAATTCTGATGAGGTGGCAACAGCACTAGAGGTTTCGGGGCTTGAGGCGGAGTACCTGGTTTCTGAACTGGAGGTGGAGGTTCATACCGATGTTCTGCACCTGCTTCGCTCGATCAGGCGCATCGGCGCCGGGAATGCTGCTCCCGGAAGCTCAAGGAGCCTTGCGGAACGTCGGGTCATGTTGGCGATGATCGAGGCATACCAAGCGAGGTTCGGCATGGACGGGAGCATCCCCGCCACTTACGAGGTAATCTATGGGGTTGGCAGGAAAAGTAATTCGTAA
- a CDS encoding ArsR/SmtB family transcription factor produces the protein MEFDKSRNFDSEAEIFKVLGHPIRLKIIAGLCAKECNVKHIWECLGLPQATVSQHLALMKNKGIIEGKRDGVEVHYTVVHPLAKKLIEILG, from the coding sequence ATGGAATTCGACAAAAGCAGGAACTTTGATTCTGAGGCTGAAATCTTCAAGGTGCTCGGACACCCGATAAGATTGAAAATCATTGCCGGACTTTGCGCCAAGGAATGCAATGTAAAGCATATCTGGGAGTGTCTCGGTCTGCCGCAGGCCACAGTTTCGCAGCACCTGGCACTGATGAAAAACAAAGGGATTATCGAGGGGAAGCGGGACGGCGTAGAGGTTCACTATACAGTTGTCCACCCGCTTGCCAAAAAGTTGATCGAGATCCTCGGCTGA
- a CDS encoding ABC transporter ATP-binding protein has protein sequence MPYLLEVNELAVNIAAADREVRALKSVSFTVATGETLAIVGESGCGKSMTALSLLRLLPPGGRIVNGSISLNGIELTTLSDPEIRQIRGSRISMIFQEPMTSLNPVLTIGSQVAEGLRLHRKLSRQEALAESIALLQQVGIPSPTDRSKDYPHQLSGGMRQRVMIAMALACKPLLLVADEPTTALDVTIQAQILDLLNQVKRERGMGMILISHDLGIVAENAERTAIMYAGTIVESAGTEELFRNPLHPYTKGLLDSLPQKAAPGTRLPTIPGQVPRGDSELQGCGFCERCPDCQKECHSQPPPVIETPDGHMVRCWKLT, from the coding sequence GTGCCTTATTTACTCGAAGTCAATGAGCTTGCCGTTAATATTGCTGCGGCAGACCGAGAGGTCAGGGCGCTCAAAAGCGTCAGTTTCACTGTTGCAACAGGCGAAACCTTGGCAATCGTCGGGGAATCCGGTTGCGGTAAGAGCATGACTGCGCTGTCCCTGCTCAGGCTCCTCCCTCCCGGCGGACGAATCGTCAACGGCTCGATCTCGCTGAATGGCATTGAATTGACAACCCTCAGTGACCCAGAAATTCGACAAATCAGAGGCTCCCGGATCTCGATGATATTCCAGGAACCAATGACCTCCCTCAATCCGGTGCTGACAATAGGCTCGCAGGTTGCCGAGGGGCTAAGGCTTCACCGCAAGCTGTCCCGACAGGAAGCTCTTGCTGAAAGCATTGCCCTGTTGCAACAGGTAGGGATACCCTCACCGACTGACCGGAGCAAAGACTATCCCCATCAACTCTCCGGTGGTATGCGCCAGAGAGTAATGATCGCCATGGCACTTGCCTGCAAACCACTCCTCCTTGTTGCCGATGAACCGACGACAGCTCTGGATGTCACAATCCAGGCCCAGATTCTCGATCTGCTTAATCAGGTCAAGCGGGAGCGCGGCATGGGGATGATTCTGATATCCCATGACCTGGGGATTGTGGCAGAAAACGCCGAAAGAACTGCAATCATGTATGCCGGAACCATTGTTGAGTCTGCCGGCACCGAGGAACTGTTCAGAAATCCGCTGCATCCGTACACAAAGGGGCTGCTAGATTCCCTCCCGCAAAAAGCAGCGCCAGGGACCAGGCTCCCGACAATCCCAGGCCAAGTCCCCCGCGGTGACAGTGAACTTCAAGGTTGCGGGTTTTGCGAGCGTTGCCCGGATTGTCAGAAAGAATGCCACAGCCAGCCCCCGCCGGTAATAGAAACCCCTGACGGCCACATGGTCAGATGCTGGAAGCTGACATGA
- a CDS encoding SpoIID/LytB domain-containing protein, producing the protein MTAGNSGFQQELIRVALFKGAESIRLDGNGILATDEKGEPLRVSFPLEISRARSGISVNGSALRGIKVSAPVFVSVNGKGYRGVVEITAAEKGLQVVNELPLEDYLIGLINCEISSQWPMEAVKAQAVIARSYAIFQRDARKGAPYHLESTVMDQVYEGCDIEDSRAARGVKETAGEVLTFNGAIIQAFYHSNCGGHTEASENVWGYKLPYLTGVACRYCQNVNSYHWEQKIPLKKAEAQLKASGFNIPGLREVRLGSRNSSGRVTVLFLSGSRGKVSVPAVAFRKALGYSVIKSTNFDVRIEDDDLLISGNGNGHGVGLCQWGAKQRAADGFDYREILSYYYPGTRVITLADD; encoded by the coding sequence ATGACAGCAGGGAATAGTGGCTTTCAGCAGGAGCTGATTCGCGTCGCACTTTTCAAGGGAGCTGAAAGCATCAGGCTTGATGGCAACGGCATCTTGGCAACCGACGAAAAAGGTGAGCCGTTAAGGGTCTCCTTTCCTCTGGAGATTTCGAGAGCAAGGAGCGGGATCTCGGTAAACGGCTCGGCCTTGCGGGGGATAAAGGTTTCCGCTCCGGTATTTGTCAGTGTGAACGGCAAAGGTTACCGCGGAGTCGTTGAGATCACTGCTGCAGAAAAAGGGTTGCAGGTAGTAAATGAGCTTCCCCTTGAGGATTACCTTATCGGCCTGATCAACTGCGAGATTTCTTCACAGTGGCCTATGGAAGCGGTGAAGGCCCAGGCGGTGATAGCGAGGTCCTATGCCATTTTCCAGAGAGATGCGCGCAAAGGGGCGCCGTATCACCTTGAATCGACGGTGATGGACCAGGTTTACGAAGGGTGCGATATAGAGGACAGCCGTGCAGCGCGAGGGGTCAAGGAGACTGCGGGTGAAGTCTTGACGTTCAACGGGGCAATCATCCAGGCGTTTTATCATTCCAACTGTGGTGGGCACACTGAGGCATCGGAGAATGTCTGGGGCTATAAGCTGCCATACCTGACCGGGGTCGCCTGCAGATACTGCCAGAACGTCAACTCCTATCATTGGGAGCAGAAGATCCCACTCAAAAAGGCTGAGGCGCAACTGAAAGCGTCCGGATTCAATATCCCAGGACTGCGTGAGGTTCGCCTGGGGTCAAGAAACAGCAGCGGCAGGGTTACAGTCCTGTTCCTCTCCGGTTCCCGCGGCAAGGTATCGGTTCCAGCAGTGGCCTTTCGCAAAGCGCTCGGTTACAGTGTTATCAAAAGTACCAACTTTGATGTGCGGATTGAAGATGATGACCTGTTGATCAGCGGCAATGGTAACGGCCATGGTGTCGGGTTATGTCAGTGGGGAGCGAAGCAGCGGGCAGCGGATGGTTTTGATTACCGGGAGATCCTCTCTTATTATTATCCCGGTACCCGGGTAATCACGCTGGCGGATGATTGA
- a CDS encoding HD domain-containing phosphohydrolase — MTSLKTKIFGIITIIVVTIVSVSSLVTLKQQNETITGIAYRNTAMLTETIKGSITDAMLSGHSGDIRKIFFQISNQKLIKTLRIIDESGKVLNSANPDEIGKTAFSKPLLAYKKRGVNAAGTYLGENVFVSISPILNSPACFGCHDPSIKVLGLLEIETPTDYLIGFLANTKRQIILTAAVIILLLLVSIFFFLVIYLDNPIKSLICSMQKIEEGAFVASPICTSSREMHTLSRQFNRMVKRLQILMDTAVRNEVELVRAQEKLSHHQETHLMNKQLEEQLREIESLNISLEERIEEIEEANYKIADLAGELEHKNATLERAVARLSMLQGVGLGISSTMETAPLFDFVMKATMETLQAEKGYITQYDPDHETITVSTLHGHQNSSIEPVRMHASAFTISSWVIANRRPLLISNMKDYPNFCKDNPLGFEQNSVICVPLYANGDVIGTINVANRIDRTPFTNEDMELLITIGSQAGIAIRNALLYEDQQKNYLNTIQSLVSAIEASDSYTRGHSERVTFFSVLLAKSLDLSAERLCVIERAAILHDIGKIGIDISILHKREPLTALDIIHLREHPVIGMKILEPISFLQDVRTCIGQHHERFDGTGYPNRQAAEGLLLESRILAIADAFDAMTSDRPYRRAMHVSEAVRELYRNAGTQFDPELVERFVAELRKNGLWTESTVPRSDNTNSIPISA; from the coding sequence ATGACGTCCCTGAAAACTAAAATATTCGGCATTATTACCATAATTGTGGTGACAATAGTCTCTGTCTCTTCCCTGGTGACCCTGAAGCAGCAGAATGAGACTATTACCGGCATTGCCTACCGCAATACTGCCATGCTTACTGAAACCATAAAGGGATCAATCACTGATGCCATGCTTTCAGGGCATTCTGGTGATATTCGCAAGATATTTTTTCAAATTTCCAACCAAAAACTGATTAAAACATTAAGGATCATTGACGAATCAGGAAAGGTTCTGAACTCTGCCAATCCGGATGAAATCGGCAAGACAGCATTCAGTAAACCGCTTTTGGCGTATAAAAAGCGCGGTGTAAATGCCGCCGGGACGTATCTTGGAGAGAATGTTTTCGTCAGTATCTCTCCGATCCTTAACTCGCCCGCCTGTTTTGGGTGCCATGATCCGTCAATCAAGGTACTGGGACTGCTGGAAATTGAAACGCCCACTGATTACCTCATCGGCTTCCTGGCAAACACCAAGAGACAGATTATCCTGACAGCAGCGGTCATCATCCTCCTGCTGCTTGTTTCCATATTTTTCTTTCTTGTCATCTACCTCGACAACCCGATTAAATCGCTTATTTGTTCCATGCAAAAGATTGAAGAGGGGGCGTTTGTAGCATCACCCATTTGCACCAGCAGCAGGGAGATGCACACCTTGTCACGGCAGTTCAATCGCATGGTGAAGCGCCTGCAAATCCTTATGGACACTGCGGTGCGCAATGAAGTCGAGTTGGTAAGAGCTCAGGAAAAGCTGTCTCATCACCAGGAAACGCACCTCATGAACAAGCAGCTTGAAGAACAGCTGCGGGAAATCGAATCGCTTAACATATCTCTTGAAGAGCGGATCGAGGAGATTGAAGAAGCCAATTACAAGATTGCCGACCTTGCAGGGGAGCTGGAGCACAAGAATGCAACCCTGGAAAGGGCAGTCGCACGTCTCTCAATGCTCCAGGGGGTCGGGCTGGGCATTAGTTCCACCATGGAGACAGCGCCGCTATTCGATTTTGTAATGAAGGCCACCATGGAAACCCTGCAGGCAGAAAAAGGGTACATTACCCAGTATGACCCTGATCATGAGACGATTACGGTATCGACCCTGCATGGCCATCAAAATAGCAGCATAGAACCTGTCAGAATGCACGCTTCGGCGTTCACTATCTCATCATGGGTCATTGCCAACAGACGCCCACTCCTTATTTCTAACATGAAGGATTACCCCAACTTCTGCAAAGACAACCCGCTCGGGTTCGAGCAGAATTCGGTCATTTGCGTCCCTCTTTATGCCAACGGCGATGTCATAGGCACCATTAACGTGGCAAACCGTATCGACCGGACCCCATTTACCAATGAAGACATGGAGTTGCTGATCACCATAGGGAGCCAAGCCGGCATTGCCATCAGAAATGCATTACTCTACGAGGATCAGCAAAAGAATTACCTGAACACGATCCAGTCTCTCGTTTCAGCCATTGAGGCCAGTGACAGTTACACCCGCGGCCATTCTGAACGTGTTACCTTTTTTTCCGTGTTACTGGCCAAGAGTCTGGATCTTTCAGCAGAACGTCTTTGTGTGATCGAGAGAGCCGCAATACTTCATGATATCGGCAAGATCGGCATAGATATTTCCATTCTGCACAAGCGCGAACCATTGACCGCTCTTGACATCATCCACCTCAGGGAACATCCCGTCATCGGCATGAAGATCCTCGAACCGATATCATTTCTTCAGGATGTCCGCACCTGCATCGGCCAGCACCACGAGAGATTCGACGGCACAGGCTACCCCAACAGGCAGGCTGCCGAAGGACTGCTGCTCGAATCACGAATACTTGCCATTGCGGACGCCTTTGACGCCATGACCTCGGACCGTCCGTACCGAAGGGCAATGCATGTTTCTGAAGCTGTTCGCGAGCTGTACCGAAATGCCGGGACGCAGTTTGACCCGGAACTCGTCGAGCGCTTCGTTGCTGAGCTGAGAAAGAATGGGCTCTGGACTGAATCAACGGTCCCCCGTTCAGACAATACCAATTCGATACCCATCTCCGCTTAA
- a CDS encoding alpha/beta fold hydrolase encodes MPFVATESRMSLHYEVQGEGFPLVFVHGWGMSERVWRFQAEEFWSSYKVITMDLRGHGDSAIPEGQGLTMPDLSGDVAALFRHLDLTDATLIGWSLGAQVALETFRSVGDRLASLVLVGGTPRFSAGDGFEFGLHPEEVRGMALRIKRDRSRAMGDFFRRMFVDGEMAPEQNQRVVKEIIIPSKQPELSILLQALTALAESDQREILPGIDIPVLLMHGAADATCLPAASRYMAERISNAELVIIDGCGHAPFMSKPQIFNHVLGTFLARVYERD; translated from the coding sequence ATGCCGTTTGTGGCCACGGAAAGCAGGATGTCGCTCCATTACGAAGTCCAGGGCGAGGGTTTCCCCCTGGTCTTTGTTCACGGTTGGGGGATGAGCGAGCGGGTATGGCGGTTCCAGGCCGAAGAGTTCTGGTCGTCATACAAGGTCATAACCATGGACCTGCGTGGTCATGGTGATTCGGCAATACCGGAAGGGCAAGGGCTTACCATGCCTGACCTTAGCGGTGATGTTGCGGCACTGTTCCGGCATCTGGATCTTACAGACGCAACCCTCATCGGCTGGTCCCTCGGGGCCCAGGTTGCCCTTGAGACCTTCAGGTCAGTAGGGGACCGCTTGGCTTCGCTGGTTCTTGTCGGCGGGACTCCACGGTTCAGTGCCGGTGACGGCTTCGAATTCGGTCTGCACCCTGAAGAGGTCCGCGGCATGGCGCTTCGGATCAAACGGGACCGGTCACGAGCGATGGGGGATTTCTTCAGAAGAATGTTTGTTGACGGAGAAATGGCGCCAGAACAAAACCAGCGGGTGGTGAAAGAGATCATCATTCCGTCGAAGCAACCGGAGCTATCCATACTTTTGCAGGCGTTAACCGCATTGGCGGAATCGGACCAGCGGGAAATCCTGCCAGGGATTGACATCCCTGTGTTGCTGATGCACGGAGCGGCTGATGCCACTTGCCTGCCTGCCGCGTCGCGCTATATGGCTGAACGGATCAGCAATGCCGAGCTGGTGATAATTGACGGGTGCGGCCACGCCCCGTTCATGTCCAAGCCCCAGATCTTTAACCATGTGCTCGGCACTTTCCTGGCGAGGGTTTATGAACGGGATTGA
- a CDS encoding ABC transporter ATP-binding protein: protein MTPVIETRAVNKLFTSRSGPFDADKVLTAVADVSIALEAGETLGIAGETGCGKSTLARIMMGLIPPSSGQVLYRGTALNEMTGKDLADFRKSVQMIFQDPFSSLNPRMRIGDIIGEPLVINKMAYGTALKERVASLMEQVGLQPELASRYPHEFSGGQRQRIGIARALAAGPKTLIADEPVSALDLSIQAQIINLLMELKQDHDLALVFIAHDLSAVRHVSDRIAIMYLGRIVELGSRDAVFSSFRHPYTEALISAIPRVSPSGQSGRIVLSGDVPSPLAIPAGCPFRSRCLYAKERCKQELPPLEEKSSGHFAACHYSNEIFS, encoded by the coding sequence ATGACCCCAGTTATCGAAACCAGAGCCGTAAACAAACTCTTTACCTCGCGTTCAGGGCCATTTGACGCCGATAAGGTGTTGACTGCCGTAGCCGACGTCAGCATTGCCCTTGAAGCAGGCGAGACTCTCGGCATAGCTGGGGAAACAGGGTGCGGCAAATCGACGCTTGCACGTATAATGATGGGGCTGATCCCTCCTTCGTCAGGGCAGGTTCTTTACCGTGGAACAGCACTCAATGAAATGACCGGTAAAGATTTGGCTGATTTCAGAAAATCAGTGCAGATGATCTTTCAGGACCCCTTCTCCTCTTTAAATCCGAGAATGCGTATAGGTGACATCATCGGCGAGCCGCTGGTCATCAATAAAATGGCTTATGGAACAGCCTTAAAGGAGCGCGTTGCCAGTCTCATGGAACAGGTCGGTCTCCAACCGGAACTGGCAAGCAGGTATCCACACGAATTCTCCGGAGGGCAACGTCAAAGGATCGGCATTGCCCGGGCATTGGCAGCGGGGCCAAAGACATTGATCGCTGATGAACCGGTATCGGCTCTTGATCTTTCAATACAGGCCCAAATCATCAACCTGTTGATGGAACTGAAGCAGGATCATGACCTGGCGCTGGTCTTCATTGCCCACGATCTGTCGGCGGTGCGCCATGTCAGCGACCGGATCGCAATCATGTATCTTGGCCGGATTGTGGAACTTGGCAGCCGTGACGCAGTATTCTCCTCCTTTCGGCACCCGTACACAGAGGCACTGATCTCGGCAATCCCTCGGGTTTCACCATCAGGGCAATCCGGCAGGATCGTGCTTTCCGGCGACGTGCCCTCTCCACTGGCAATTCCGGCAGGATGCCCCTTCAGAAGCCGTTGTTTATACGCAAAGGAGCGGTGCAAGCAAGAGCTACCTCCTTTGGAGGAAAAGTCTTCCGGACATTTTGCTGCATGTCATTACAGCAATGAAATTTTTAGTTAA
- the queA gene encoding tRNA preQ1(34) S-adenosylmethionine ribosyltransferase-isomerase QueA: MLLADFDYDLPQELIAQEASEKRDASRLMTIDRHSGEVGETLFSSIPGMFRQGDLLVVNNTRVIPARLFGHKESGGKVEVFLVRRLDQPGESWQAMLRCSKSPVPGTRILFSDGMTAVVTGRCEEECWQLSFEPQDLFSNWLECHGTVPLPPYIKRQADKADKERYQTVFAAASGAVAAPTAGLHFTEALLDQVRQSGVAVAALTLHVGLGTFLPVRCDDLSQHRMHRERYLIPQATADLISSTKRLGGRVIALGTTTARALEYAATECGTVKSGDGDADIFITPGYRFKVVDTLITNFHLPKSTLLMLVSAFAGKDLLFRAYREAVARRFRFYSYGDAMIIY; this comes from the coding sequence ATGCTTCTTGCTGATTTTGATTATGACCTGCCACAAGAGTTAATTGCCCAGGAGGCGTCGGAAAAGCGCGATGCCTCCAGGCTGATGACCATTGACCGGCACAGCGGCGAGGTGGGAGAGACGCTCTTCAGCTCAATCCCGGGGATGTTTCGCCAGGGCGATCTGCTGGTCGTTAACAATACCCGAGTGATACCGGCACGGTTGTTCGGGCACAAGGAAAGCGGCGGCAAGGTCGAGGTGTTTCTTGTGCGTCGCCTCGACCAGCCAGGTGAATCCTGGCAAGCGATGCTCCGGTGTTCAAAATCCCCTGTTCCTGGGACGCGGATTCTATTCAGCGACGGGATGACGGCTGTTGTGACTGGAAGGTGCGAAGAGGAGTGTTGGCAGCTTTCATTTGAGCCTCAGGATCTTTTTTCCAACTGGCTCGAATGCCACGGAACGGTGCCTTTACCGCCGTACATAAAACGACAGGCAGATAAAGCCGACAAAGAGCGCTATCAGACGGTTTTTGCTGCTGCCAGCGGTGCAGTGGCTGCTCCTACTGCCGGTCTGCATTTTACCGAGGCGTTGCTGGATCAGGTACGGCAGAGTGGGGTTGCCGTTGCCGCGCTGACTTTGCATGTCGGTCTCGGCACGTTCCTGCCGGTACGATGCGACGATCTCAGCCAGCACCGAATGCATCGGGAGCGTTACCTTATTCCGCAGGCCACGGCAGACCTGATCTCCAGCACCAAGCGCCTTGGTGGAAGGGTGATCGCCCTTGGCACAACAACTGCCAGGGCCTTGGAATATGCGGCAACAGAGTGCGGCACCGTGAAGTCCGGGGACGGCGATGCTGATATCTTCATCACCCCCGGTTACCGGTTCAAGGTAGTGGATACTCTGATTACAAACTTTCATCTCCCCAAATCGACCCTGCTGATGCTGGTATCGGCATTTGCCGGGAAAGATTTGCTGTTTCGGGCATACCGTGAGGCTGTTGCGCGAAGATTCAGGTTTTATAGCTACGGCGATGCAATGATCATATATTGA
- the bioF gene encoding 8-amino-7-oxononanoate synthase, whose protein sequence is MIGIDSVVKTRWECVVLDEIRKELAALKEQGLYRSLRLVESEQGSRISIAGQELLLLCSNNYLGLANHPMLKEAACRAIERYGVGSGAARLVSGNMELHEALERRIARFKGTEAALLFNSGYSANTGIIPALVGRGDIVFSDRLNHASIVDGALLSRAKLVRYPHNDIGALRKLMMAHNSAGRKLLVTDGVFSMDGDIAYLQQLVAIKKEFGAMLMVDDAHGTGVLGKHGRGSAEFCGVSQDVDLHMGTLGKALGSFGAYVAGKSELIEYLVNTSRSFIFSTALPPAVCAAALAAIDLVDSDEGTVLREQLRRNTSLFREQLSTAGFDLSGSATQIVPIMVGEAPLAMEFTRMLLDEGYFVQGIRPPTVPAGTCRLRCTVMATHTEDDLAGAAAAITRVGRKLGVVQ, encoded by the coding sequence ATGATAGGAATCGACTCTGTTGTTAAGACCCGATGGGAGTGCGTCGTGCTGGATGAGATCAGGAAGGAACTTGCAGCTCTCAAAGAGCAGGGGCTTTACCGCTCGCTGCGCCTTGTAGAGAGCGAACAGGGCAGCCGTATCTCTATTGCTGGGCAGGAGCTGTTACTGCTCTGTTCCAATAATTATCTTGGCCTTGCCAATCATCCGATGCTGAAAGAGGCTGCCTGTAGAGCAATTGAACGCTACGGCGTTGGCAGTGGCGCTGCTCGTCTTGTGTCCGGAAACATGGAGTTGCACGAGGCTCTGGAAAGGCGTATTGCTCGTTTTAAAGGAACTGAAGCCGCTCTGTTGTTCAATTCCGGCTATTCTGCAAACACCGGCATTATCCCGGCGCTTGTCGGCAGGGGTGATATTGTCTTTTCCGACCGCCTTAACCACGCCAGTATTGTTGACGGAGCGCTCCTCTCCCGGGCAAAACTGGTGAGATATCCACATAACGATATTGGCGCCTTGAGAAAACTGATGATGGCTCATAATTCTGCCGGGCGCAAACTGCTGGTGACCGACGGAGTCTTCAGCATGGACGGCGACATCGCGTATCTCCAGCAACTGGTAGCAATAAAAAAAGAGTTCGGCGCAATGCTGATGGTGGACGATGCCCATGGCACTGGGGTTCTCGGGAAGCATGGCCGCGGGAGCGCTGAATTTTGCGGGGTCTCTCAAGACGTGGATCTTCATATGGGCACACTGGGAAAGGCACTCGGCAGTTTCGGGGCATATGTTGCCGGGAAAAGTGAGTTGATAGAGTACCTGGTAAACACCTCGAGGAGCTTCATCTTTTCAACAGCGCTGCCGCCTGCTGTCTGTGCGGCAGCGCTGGCAGCCATCGATCTGGTCGATTCAGACGAAGGGACAGTGCTGAGAGAACAGTTGCGGCGAAATACCTCGCTGTTTCGTGAACAGCTCAGTACCGCTGGCTTTGATCTCTCCGGCAGTGCCACGCAGATAGTGCCGATCATGGTGGGCGAGGCTCCCCTGGCCATGGAGTTTACCCGGATGCTTCTCGACGAGGGGTATTTCGTGCAGGGAATCAGGCCTCCGACGGTTCCTGCAGGCACCTGTCGGTTACGCTGCACAGTAATGGCAACTCATACCGAGGACGATTTGGCCGGTGCCGCTGCAGCGATAACCAGAGTCGGCCGGAAACTCGGGGTTGTTCAGTAA